In Diadema setosum chromosome 2, eeDiaSeto1, whole genome shotgun sequence, the DNA window GGTATATATCATTGCATCTGTTTTTGTCTAGATATCTCATTGTTGCACATAAGTTACGTTTACTCCACCTCACTCAATGTTTCAGGATATGGCAAGACAGTAAGTCATGTGATCATTGGTCTGAAGACCGCCAAGGGAACGAAGCAGCTCAAACTCGACCCCTCCATTTATGAGAGTCTGCAGAAGGAGAAGGTAGAAGTGGGTGATGTCATCTACATCGAGGCAAATAGCGGTGCTGTCAAGGTGGGTCTGTCGTTGGTTGAATCAGTGGAAGCTGTGTTCACTCTTTCAGGATTTATGTGTTCATGTTTGCAATTATTAATAGGGAGATTGTTGTATTGTAATGATGGAGGGCAAATGCTAAGGAAGTTTTAAAGAATTATTGTTATGATAAATATCTGAAGATGATGCGTATGAATCAGTTTGTTCCTTATACTGTCAGCTGCCAGGAATAACAGCTTGGAAACTACTTTTGTTTGAATTGTTCATGTGACTTGTTAAGTGCCTGTTAAATTGGTTAGAATGTAATGATGAGGGATATTATTGGCTGCAATTAAATGATAACTTCAAACACTGGTAAGGGCATTACTGCTCTAGAGAGTCCTCTAGCACAGTGCATTTGTTAGATTGTGATTCATGAATTTAATTTATGAGAACAAGAAATCTGTAGTTTTTGTGAAAATAGTGAATGTACAGGATAGTCAATTCTCACAACCTTATACTAGCTGCATGCATATTCAAGATTTTAAGTGCTTGGAAGATAACAGATTTCAGTCTTTCGTCGAGTGGAAGTAagacaaagtgatcgtaatgcATAATATCTTATTATATAAGGTTGTTTATATAAGGTTGTTTAAATGTTGATTGATTTCAATTTTCCGTACAGAGGCAAGGCAGATCAGACACCTATGcaactgaatttgatttggagGCGGAAGAGTATGTCCCACTACCCAAGGGAGATGTCCACAAAAAGAAGGAAGTCATCCAGGATGTGACTTTACATGACCTCGATGTTGCCAATGCCAGACCCCAGGTTTGTAACCTCCTATTCTCATGTTCTCCTTTTTAAATAGATAACTTGCCTTATGTTCCTTCAACGTATGTTCCTTCCACTGATGATTGTTTTCTGTCTTGCACTGAAAATTTTAGATGTTGACACTGTTGGAGAATGTCACTATTTCAGATGATTGCGTAACCTAGCAACTACTGATGTTATGCGTGAGGCGAATATCACTCACAGAAGTTGAAATAGAGAAAGCAGCTAAAATGAAAAGCTTATTACAAGGCCTTGCTTACATTGctgaagaagaacaacaacaaaatatgtacTGTGTGTACAATAGCTCTatctttcaaattcatttcacatttcattaccACATAGTGTGTATAATGACAACCTAGAGACTGGTTGAATGGTAAAACTTGATATTGATTTGACCAGGAAGGAAATTTCAGTTGATCTTAAAAGTTAAGATCAGCttgaaattatggtatgccactggtttttatttccatttttatttgatttttttttcttagaatccTATTCAAATTGTTATCAGAAATTACAATTCCTTTGTCactaattttattttgtgtattaaTGGCTCCatgaaaaagtgtgcaaaatttaaattttcattattgAAAAGACACTCACAGCATACTATGATAGTAAGTTGATCTTAACTTTTAAGATAGACATAGATTCTTTGTGAAACAACCCCCAGGTGAAGTGTCTTTCATATTATCAAAGCTGTTTTAAACTTCAAGTAATATGTAAATCCAGGATATGCTTTGTGAGCATCACAGAACTTGTCATCTGTCTCACTCAGGGTGGTCAAGACATCCTGTCCATGATGGGTCAGCTGATGAAGCCCAAGAAGACCGAGATCACGGACAAGCTGCGCAAGGAGATCAACAAGGTTGTCAACAAGTACATCGACCAGGGCGTGGCCGAACTGGTACCGGGCGTCCTCTTCATCGACGAGGTTCACATGCTGGACATTGAGTGCTTCACCTATCTCCACAGGGCTCTGGAGTCCACACTGGCCCCCATTGTTATTTTTGCTACAAATCGTGGCAAGTGCACAATCAGGTAACCTTTATCTGAACATCCCATATGATCTATTTCTTAAACACTCTTTGTTGCATTTTTGAACATATCTGAAATCTTATAATTGCAATGGGTGTATTTCCTCATAAGAAGTGCATCATATGTTGatgtgattttgatatattactaAAAATAGGATATCTTTATATACAAATTTTGTAACAGGGAttgaaagataaagaaatatttcaaaatcaatggagagaaaaaacaacTATTTATTCTATATCTTGAATTGACTTATTTTGTTCGTAACttcttcaaaatgtcactaGATGTCCTATGGACAACAAAATATGTGTGTTTTATAGGGCCAGATTTGACTGAGAATTGATTAGACAGCCAGATGCTTCATACAGGTGTTGTCATTTATACAGTGCACTGTACAATGTGACTTTACTGTAATTATGGTAAGTTTTATGATTTGAACTGTAATAGATTTGTTCCTTCTATGCtattgctttttcttttgagtACGTTGTATAATTTCATCTTTCTGAAGGTACGCATACTGGGTTATTCAGTACCTAGtgaaaaatattttgggatGAAACTTTTGAGCAGAAAGCAGATCATCAAAACGTTTCATGAATAATGCTTAGCCTTGTGATATAAATTGCTTTCCTTCcattttgttgccatggtgacaggGGTACAGAAGATGTTGCCTCCCCCCATGGCATTCCACTTGACCTTCTGGACAGAGTGATGATCATCAGGACATTGCCATACTCACAGGAGGAGATGATGCAGGTAAAGATGAGAATAATTTTTTAATAATGGTGTTGATACGGATGGTGTAATCGTGATGCAAGATGACTTGGCCTGATACAGAGCAATGTCAACATTTTATCAATAATGACTCaggtttgttttcttgtgtttttttttttggggggggggggggggggcagggaagAGACATACTGAATTTCCATCGGAAGggtttgaaatgatttttaggcACTCATATCTTCTTTAGCATAGCATTTCAGACCCTAAGGTTTAAACCTATGGTGAGTTTCCGACAAGAAAGGTCATTATCTGTTCTAGCATATGGGTTGGTCAAAGTACTTTGAGAGTAGTGCGTACCTTCAGCCTTGATTTTGTGTGGCAGCCAATATGAAGAGGAAAACTTCCTCTGTTGTAGAGCATGAAGCCGGAAAGTTTTAACTtgatgctttgttttgttttcattcctctCTTGGATCATGTAGTCTGTGAAATTCTTGAGAGTTGTGTAAATGACTGTTTATGCCATATGTTAAGCGAGCcttatttttatctattttttttttttgcaaatcaggaCTTCGTGGCAATTTCGCAAGGTTAAATTTGCGACCATGGAGTACAGCAAGagatggagaaatgtacacatgcacatacattaAAATTGTGAACAGCACACGACTTGTGAAACTCCCAAAAATAATGAACTGTAATCTGTAGGTCACATCCTGTGGTTAAATTTTGCAAGATGATACATATATGAGAcagtgttgattttgttttccacTGCTGCCAGATTCTTCGCATCAGAGCTCAAACGGAAGGCATTCAAATTGAGGATGACTCCCTGAACATGCtggctgaaattggcaccaagACAACACTGAGGTATATACTTGTGAACTTTGTGAGCTCCCTCAATCACACCCTTCATGTCACGTGCACACCAATGTGACTAGACATTGCTGCAAGTGTATCAATGTCGTTTAGTGTGCTGGAGTGCGGACAAGATCTGCACTGTAATTTGATGCTGTAAGGAACCATATCATTGACAAAGTACAGAGCAGCTCTTGAAGAGGGTTCATCTCATCTTTTGTGATTCAGTACTACACAAACAACTAATCATTAATAGAAATGGTCACTAATAAGATAATTCTTATCACTCCATCATTCCACCCACTGATTAAAAGCTTGCACTCATTGTATGTAAAAGCTTACTCTTTGGAGACAAAGCTGAGCAGTCCAGAATGTACAATCGTAATTTTTGGTGCAAGGTGGGATTAAGATGCATCAGCCGTAGGACACTACAGACAGTATTCGTGAACTACTGTACTGGCTTTTATATCATGGAACACAAATGACTGACAGTACATGTCCTTTGCTTCCACTGTCTGACTGTAATAAGAGTTGCATTTTTTATAATGAAATCTATACCTAGCTGCTGTAGAATGCTACTGCCTTCAAAACAAGCATACACAcgcagacaaaaagaaaaaaaaaagccttatTTATTGAGTAGTGATATTGGCTCTTTCCTACTTGCATCGACTCCAGGTACGCTGTACAACTTCTGACACCATCAAGTCTTCTAGCCCGCATCAATGGAAAGGACAGCATTGGAGAGGATGAAATTAACGAGATCAACGAACTCTTCTACGATGCCAAGTCGTCTGCTAAGATACTAGCAGAGGCCGGAGACAAGTACATGAAGTAAAGCTGTGATGCAATCTCCTGATGCTTGACATCAGCGGTAATTGATGCTTGAAACAGTACTGGACAGGTGTTATTTTGTATGGACCAAGGCGCCACAGGATATGGAAGATGCGATATTGTTCCTGTAATTTTACTGCATGCGCAACTTCACCAATATTGGACGGGTTTTCTCCAAAGCACAGCATGTCTTCAGCTGaactttttttaatattatgaTACATACAGTGAATATTCatatgtacagtcaaccttgcctaagtcagatctatttggactgaagaaatagcttctactaagagaaaattcaacttatgaATCAGTAgcatataaagagaagaggacttgaaaagaccttcatCTTAGATGATTGCTTGACTTAGGCGAGGTCCACTTAAGCTAATGGAAGATATGCCTTCCCTTCAACAGCTATGGAGTGAGGTCTTTGGCCTTGGTAGTCGTATTTGCAAGTTCAGAATCTTTATGCACAACCATTATGATATGACCTGCTGTTATAAAACCTGACTCAATCATGCAATGCTTTTCAGGTTTTTGATTCCTTAGTCATAAGACCCATGCTATGTACACGTAAATGTTAAAACTCATCATGCATGCTGCTTTTGCATTTGCATCTTGACAAGGTATTTACACTGTGTAACAAAAAATACAGTACGTCAGTGGAGGAAAGTAAGCCTGTGTTCTAGCAATAAGCCCTGAACATGTGGAATTTGGAACGAATGTTTTCATGGAATAGGTCACTAAGGAAGCCTGCttctgatgatgatggtgatcaGGAGTTTGATGTCCCACTAACCTTTGGCAATTCAGATTTTCTTAACTACAGTGTGTACCAGCTTACACAGACCCAATCAACAAACACAGCGTTGCGATTTCTCCACCATTCAGATTATTATGTGCGGAGAGCAGTCAGATGTTTCAACCAGTGTCTGTCTGATACGCAGACATATGTGCATCTCTACTGAGGTCATTCTTGTGGTTGGTTATTGCAGCAGGATACTGTCTTATATCCAGGTGCTGAATGCTGCTCATAGTATTGCATacagatttatttatttacaggGGAATCCTTGTTACCAGGagtacatacaaaaacaaagaaatgtaaaggGTTGTGACCTGCAAAATCATCTTGTTGTAAGAGGGTTTTGTTACAGTATATCGGACCTCTTTGTATCAAGGTTCCACTGCATTGATACAATGCTTTGGTAACCACTGAACTTCCCACTCTTTGAAGGCATTTCCAAGTACATGTAAACCATTCCCCAACCAACCCCAGCAAAACTAGTCTAAAAGTTCTACCAGTGTTGAGGCAAAATTTTGATCCCTCAAGTCATTTCTTTCTCAATCAAGCTGAATCAAAATTCCTTTTCTAAATTTCtttttgaatatttggaaaCTAGACAATGACTTCTAGTTCTCATCAGAGTGAAGCGAGTGGCAGTTGACATTTCATTTGTACAAAGTAGATGTGCTCTGTAAATGGTTGATGTGCATTTCCTTGTAAAATCATCATGTAGATTGTGTACAGATTTTGTCACTCTTTTCCCCAATAAATTCCATATTCATACTGCGGTTCTTTATGACTTTAACTTCTGTGGTGTCAATTCATTCTGTAAAGCAATCTCACTTTCTCAGCGATGGAAGTTTGAGTAAAGCAAAACTTGGTAA includes these proteins:
- the LOC140246291 gene encoding ruvB-like 1, whose protein sequence is MKIEEVKSTTKTQRIASHSHVKGLGLDESGNAAAATTAGLVGQEMAREASGVVVELIRSKKMAGRAVLLAGPPGTGKTALALAIAQELGSKVPFCPMVGSEVFSSEIKKTEVLMENFRRAIGLRIKEVKEVYEGEVTELTPCETENPMGGYGKTVSHVIIGLKTAKGTKQLKLDPSIYESLQKEKVEVGDVIYIEANSGAVKRQGRSDTYATEFDLEAEEYVPLPKGDVHKKKEVIQDVTLHDLDVANARPQGGQDILSMMGQLMKPKKTEITDKLRKEINKVVNKYIDQGVAELVPGVLFIDEVHMLDIECFTYLHRALESTLAPIVIFATNRGKCTIRGTEDVASPHGIPLDLLDRVMIIRTLPYSQEEMMQILRIRAQTEGIQIEDDSLNMLAEIGTKTTLRYAVQLLTPSSLLARINGKDSIGEDEINEINELFYDAKSSAKILAEAGDKYMK